In the genome of Candidatus Cloacimonadota bacterium, the window GTATCCGGTGAAGACTTCGATCTGAACAACTACAACTCCGTTCATGGAATTGGACTAAACCTCTCCTATTCCATCTGGAACTTCTTTACAAACAAAGAAAGCAGCACTCGCCAAAAGATAAATAAGCAAAGCACTCTGCTTTCTATTGAGGACATTAAAGACCAAACCCGGCGTAACTATGATAATAGTATTCAAGAATTGGAGTACTTGTTACGCTTGGATGAATTGTACCGGGAAAGGTTGGAGCAATCTCAAGAACAGATACGCATCGCTGAAGAGCGTTATAGATTGGGAATGATCCAACTATTGGAACTGGATAAAACTCGCACAGAATACATTGATTCGGACATACAATACAATGCTAACCGCTATCAGATTATCCAAAAACAAGAAGAACTAAATCACTTGCTATCGCAAAAAATCATGGGTAAATGGTAAACAATGAAGAAGTACATCAAATACGTGATAATCCTGGTTCTGATTATATGCACGTTTGTCCTCTGGAACCACTATCGCAAAGCAAAACTAGCACCAGAGTGGCGTATGGATAGCCCCTCACTGGGATCAGTTCGAGAAGTAGTAACCGCCATAGGCTCCATTAACCCTTATGTATTGGTAAACGTTGGAACCGAAGTAAGCGGAAAAATTGAAAAGCTATACAAAGATTACAACGATCCAGTTCGAAAAGGAGAGTTGTTGGCAAAGCTAGATACAGAAATCCTGGCCACTTCTCTGGAAGCTGCCCGCGGTGATCTTGCCATAAACCAAACCGCACTGGAAGAAGCAGAACTGGACTACAGCCTGCAAAGTGAATTATTCGAACGAAACATGAGTCCGGAATATGACCTCAAGAAAGCAAGGTTTAAATTACAAAATGCCCAACAAAACCTTGCTAATGCCCGCCTTAGCTTGCAACGAGCAGAAAAGAATCTCGCTAACGCTCATATTACCAGCCCTATAGATGGAATTATTGTTTCCAGAGCAGTTGATGAGGGCCAAACCGTGGCTGCTAGCCTGAACTCTCCAACCTTATTCATCATTGCCAACAATCTGGACAAGATGCAGATTACCGCAGGTGTGGACGAAGCAGATATCGGCAAAATCACCATGGGTATGCCTGTGGAATTCACAGTAGATGCTCACCCCAATCAACACTTTGAAGGCAGTGTACAGCAGATTAGACTAAATCCCACTACAGAATCCAATGTGGTGACCTACAGTGTTATCATTGATGCCACAAATCCCGATAGATTGCTGCTGCCGGGAATGACTACCAATGTCACCTTCATTATAAACTCCCGTGACAACGTGAATAGAATACCGGAAAGCGCCACCAGATTCCGCCCCAGCAAAGAGATTTGGGAGTTATTTGGGCTAAAGTGGGATGATGCACTGTTAAACGCCGGTAGGAACGCCATACAAGAATACATGCAGAAACAAAAAAGTGAAGTTGCTACTACGCACGCTATTCCCGCAATACCTCAAAAAGGTAAGGATCCCAAAGCAAATAGCGCCATGACCCCAAAATCCCCTGAAAGAATGAACATTGTGTGGGTATTGGACTCCAATGAGCCAAAACCAGTTGCCGTTAAAACCGGAGTATCGGACGGAGCGTTTGTGGAGCTAATTGATGGTATTGATAAAGATGCTAAATTGG includes:
- a CDS encoding efflux RND transporter periplasmic adaptor subunit; protein product: MKKYIKYVIILVLIICTFVLWNHYRKAKLAPEWRMDSPSLGSVREVVTAIGSINPYVLVNVGTEVSGKIEKLYKDYNDPVRKGELLAKLDTEILATSLEAARGDLAINQTALEEAELDYSLQSELFERNMSPEYDLKKARFKLQNAQQNLANARLSLQRAEKNLANAHITSPIDGIIVSRAVDEGQTVAASLNSPTLFIIANNLDKMQITAGVDEADIGKITMGMPVEFTVDAHPNQHFEGSVQQIRLNPTTESNVVTYSVIIDATNPDRLLLPGMTTNVTFIINSRDNVNRIPESATRFRPSKEIWELFGLKWDDALLNAGRNAIQEYMQKQKSEVATTHAIPAIPQKGKDPKANSAMTPKSPERMNIVWVLDSNEPKPVAVKTGVSDGAFVELIDGIDKDAKLVTGVIYNDTKQANVNSGPGMRRF